The following are encoded in a window of Bacteroides sp. AN502(2024) genomic DNA:
- a CDS encoding ATP-binding protein — MAQFTEEEKTIRRIERRFSKGVVQYGLIEEGDNILIGLSGGKDSLALVELLGRRARIYKPRFSVVAVHVVMKNIPYQSDTEYLKAHCEAYGVPFVQYETAFDPATDTRKSPCFLCSWNRRKTLFTVAKEHGCNKIALGHHMDDILETLLMNITYQGAFSTMPPRLVMKKFDMTIIRPMCLVHEADLVEWAALRHYQKQVKNCPYESQSSRSDMKGILRQLEAMNPEARYSLWGSMTNVQEDLLPDKID, encoded by the coding sequence ATGGCACAATTTACGGAAGAAGAGAAAACCATTCGCCGCATTGAACGGCGGTTTAGCAAAGGAGTGGTGCAATATGGATTGATAGAAGAAGGAGACAACATCCTTATCGGACTGTCGGGAGGAAAAGATTCGTTGGCGCTTGTTGAACTGTTGGGTAGACGCGCACGTATCTATAAGCCTCGTTTTTCTGTTGTAGCCGTTCATGTGGTGATGAAGAATATTCCTTATCAGAGCGATACGGAATATTTGAAAGCGCATTGTGAAGCGTATGGAGTTCCCTTTGTGCAGTATGAGACAGCTTTTGATCCTGCTACCGACACACGCAAATCTCCCTGTTTCCTTTGTTCATGGAATCGCCGGAAAACCCTGTTCACTGTTGCCAAGGAGCACGGATGCAATAAAATCGCTCTCGGTCACCACATGGATGATATTCTGGAAACTTTGTTGATGAATATCACATATCAGGGAGCCTTCAGTACAATGCCGCCCCGGTTGGTGATGAAGAAGTTTGATATGACAATTATCCGTCCGATGTGTCTGGTTCACGAAGCCGATCTGGTAGAGTGGGCAGCGTTGCGCCATTATCAGAAACAAGTGAAGAATTGCCCTTACGAATCGCAGTCCAGCCGGAGTGATATGAAAGGAATTTTACGTCAGCTGGAAGCGATGAATCCGGAGGCACGTTACAGCCTTTGGGGGAGCATGACTAATGTACAGGAAGATTTATTACCGGATAAAATAGATTAG
- a CDS encoding tetratricopeptide repeat protein: MKGKYILFLIGSLFLCEVSAQTLEQARTLFAKGEYEQAKPVFQKYAQSQPSNGNYNYWYGVCCLKTGEAEKAVKPLEIAAKRRVTSGKLYLGQAYNETYRFEDAVNCFEEYIADLSKRKKSTEEAEKLLEKSKSDLRMLKGVEDVCIIDSFVVDKATFLHAYKMSEESGKLFTYNEFFQTEGDHPGTVYKTEIGSKIYYSEMGEKGNLDIFSKNKLLNEWSDGRPLPGSINASGNANYPFVLSDGVTVYYASDGEGVGGYDIFVTRYNTNTDTYLVPENVGMPFNSPYNDYMYVIDEYNNLGWFASDRFQPEGKVCVYVFIPNASKQTYNYEAMEQQQIIRLAQIHSLKETWKDKQAVTEALQRLKTAISHKPQKRRAMDFEFVIDDHTTYYLMSDFKSAKAKTLFQRYQQMEKDYYQQERKLNSLRQQYAGANQQGKKQMAPAILDLEKRVLQMYEELNTLEVNVRNAEKTK; the protein is encoded by the coding sequence ATGAAAGGAAAATATATTCTATTTTTAATTGGCAGTCTCTTCCTTTGCGAAGTATCTGCACAAACGTTGGAACAGGCACGCACCTTATTTGCCAAAGGTGAGTACGAACAAGCCAAACCTGTTTTTCAGAAGTATGCCCAATCACAACCGTCGAACGGGAATTATAATTATTGGTATGGTGTATGCTGCCTGAAAACCGGAGAGGCAGAAAAGGCGGTGAAACCTCTTGAAATAGCGGCAAAGAGACGTGTGACCAGTGGGAAACTCTATTTGGGACAAGCCTATAACGAGACGTATCGCTTCGAAGATGCCGTGAACTGCTTTGAGGAGTATATAGCAGATTTAAGTAAACGTAAAAAATCGACGGAAGAAGCGGAAAAGCTTCTGGAGAAAAGTAAATCCGACCTCCGTATGTTGAAGGGGGTTGAGGATGTGTGCATCATCGACAGCTTCGTTGTGGACAAGGCTACGTTCCTCCATGCATACAAGATGAGCGAAGAATCGGGTAAATTATTCACTTACAATGAGTTCTTTCAGACAGAAGGAGATCATCCGGGAACTGTTTATAAAACAGAAATCGGAAGTAAGATTTATTATAGCGAAATGGGTGAAAAAGGTAACCTCGACATCTTCTCAAAGAACAAATTGTTGAATGAATGGAGTGACGGACGCCCATTACCGGGTAGTATCAATGCTTCCGGAAACGCCAACTATCCGTTTGTCCTTTCGGACGGAGTGACCGTTTACTATGCCAGTGATGGCGAAGGAGTGGGTGGATACGACATCTTTGTCACTCGCTACAATACGAATACCGACACTTATCTTGTTCCGGAAAATGTGGGAATGCCATTCAATTCACCATACAATGATTATATGTATGTCATTGATGAATATAATAACCTCGGATGGTTTGCTTCCGACCGTTTCCAACCGGAAGGAAAGGTATGTGTTTATGTGTTCATTCCTAACGCTTCCAAACAGACTTATAATTATGAAGCAATGGAGCAGCAACAGATCATTCGTCTGGCACAGATCCATTCGCTGAAAGAAACCTGGAAAGACAAACAAGCAGTCACCGAAGCATTGCAACGCCTGAAAACGGCTATCAGTCATAAACCGCAAAAACGCCGTGCCATGGACTTTGAGTTTGTTATTGATGACCATACCACTTACTATCTGATGAGCGACTTTAAATCCGCCAAAGCAAAAACGCTTTTCCAACGCTATCAGCAGATGGAAAAAGACTATTATCAACAGGAAAGAAAGCTGAACAGTCTTCGCCAACAATATGCCGGTGCCAACCAACAGGGAAAAAAACAAATGGCTCCTGCCATTCTTGACCTAGAAAAGCGGGTACTGCAAATGTACGAAGAGCTGAATACTCTTGAAGTGAATGTACGCAATGCAGAAAAAACAAAATAA
- a CDS encoding FAD:protein FMN transferase — MKTKKNFLWLAFLILATIWILVRHNQQAGYYSIKGLVFGTVYKITYQHDGDLKPEIEAELKRFDQSLSPFNDSSVISRVNRNEEVVTDSFFQKCFNRSMEISRKTKGAFDITVAPLANAWGFGFKKGAFPDSLMIDSLLQITGYEKVNMENGKVSKQDPRIMLSCSAVAKGYSVDVIARLLDRKGIKNYMVDIGGEVVVKGKNPSKGLWRIGINKPIDDSLAVNQDLQTILEITDAGLATSGNYRNYYYKDGKKYAHTIDPRTGYPVQHSILSSTVIAKDCMTADALATAFMVMGLEEAEAFCKANPEIDAYFIYSEENGGFHTFYTEGMKKYVAK; from the coding sequence ATGAAAACAAAAAAAAATTTCCTTTGGCTAGCTTTCCTGATTCTGGCAACCATCTGGATATTAGTCAGACATAATCAACAAGCCGGCTATTATAGCATCAAGGGCTTGGTATTCGGAACGGTATACAAGATTACTTATCAACATGACGGTGACTTAAAACCGGAAATAGAAGCTGAACTGAAACGCTTCGATCAATCTCTGTCTCCGTTCAACGACAGTTCTGTTATCAGCCGTGTCAACCGCAACGAGGAGGTGGTTACCGATAGCTTCTTTCAGAAATGCTTCAACCGCTCGATGGAAATTTCCCGCAAGACGAAAGGTGCTTTCGACATCACGGTAGCTCCCCTCGCCAATGCCTGGGGATTCGGCTTCAAAAAAGGCGCTTTCCCTGATTCATTAATGATAGACAGCCTGTTGCAAATCACCGGATATGAAAAGGTGAACATGGAAAATGGCAAAGTGAGCAAACAAGACCCGCGTATCATGTTGAGTTGTAGCGCAGTAGCCAAAGGGTATTCGGTAGATGTCATAGCTCGCCTGCTCGACCGGAAAGGTATAAAGAATTATATGGTAGACATCGGTGGAGAGGTAGTAGTGAAAGGCAAAAACCCTTCCAAAGGCTTATGGCGCATCGGAATCAATAAGCCCATCGACGATTCACTGGCTGTAAATCAGGACTTACAAACAATACTTGAAATAACGGATGCAGGTTTAGCAACTTCCGGAAACTACCGCAACTATTATTACAAGGACGGAAAGAAATATGCTCATACCATCGACCCGAGAACGGGTTATCCGGTACAGCACAGTATCTTATCGTCCACCGTAATCGCTAAAGACTGTATGACTGCCGACGCATTGGCCACCGCCTTCATGGTGATGGGACTGGAAGAGGCGGAAGCTTTCTGCAAAGCGAACCCGGAAATCGACGCCTACTTTATTTATAGCGAAGAAAACGGAGGGTTCCATACTTTCTACACGGAAGGGATGAAAAAATACGTGGCGAAATAA
- the floA gene encoding flotillin-like protein FloA (flotillin-like protein involved in membrane lipid rafts) — protein sequence MEPSFYLPIFLIAGGIIFLIIFFHYVPFFLWLSAKVSGVNISLIQLFLMRIRNVPPYIIVPGMIEAHKAGLKNITRDELEAHYLAGGHVEKVVHALVSASKANIELPFQMATAIDLAGRDVFEAVQMSVNPKVIDTPPVTAVAKDGIQLIAKARVTVRANIRQLVGGAGEDTILARVGEGIVSSIGSSENHKSVLENPDSISKLVLRKGLDAGTAFEILSIDIADIDIGKNIGAALQIDQANADKNIAQAKAEERRAMAVASEQEMKAKAQEARAKVIEAEAEVPKAMAEAFRSGNLGIMDYYRMKNIEADTSMRENIAKPTTGNAGNQPLSK from the coding sequence ATGGAACCATCTTTCTACTTACCTATCTTTCTGATAGCCGGAGGTATTATCTTCTTGATAATATTTTTCCATTACGTGCCGTTCTTCCTTTGGTTGTCGGCTAAAGTCTCGGGAGTTAACATCTCGCTGATACAACTGTTCTTAATGCGTATACGTAACGTTCCGCCGTATATCATCGTTCCGGGAATGATCGAAGCTCACAAAGCCGGTCTGAAAAACATCACCCGCGATGAACTGGAAGCCCATTATCTGGCTGGCGGACACGTAGAAAAGGTTGTTCATGCCTTGGTATCCGCATCGAAAGCCAACATCGAATTGCCTTTCCAGATGGCTACTGCTATCGACCTGGCAGGACGTGATGTATTCGAAGCCGTACAGATGTCTGTTAACCCGAAAGTGATTGATACTCCTCCCGTAACGGCTGTTGCCAAAGATGGTATCCAGCTGATTGCCAAGGCTCGTGTTACAGTACGCGCCAACATTCGCCAGTTGGTCGGTGGTGCAGGTGAAGATACGATTCTCGCCCGTGTAGGTGAAGGTATCGTTTCATCCATCGGTTCTTCCGAAAATCACAAGTCGGTACTCGAGAATCCGGATTCTATCTCCAAACTGGTACTTCGCAAAGGATTGGATGCAGGAACAGCTTTCGAAATCCTGTCTATTGATATTGCGGACATCGACATAGGTAAGAACATCGGTGCGGCTCTGCAAATCGATCAGGCTAATGCAGATAAGAATATTGCACAGGCAAAAGCTGAAGAGCGTCGTGCCATGGCAGTAGCTTCCGAACAGGAAATGAAAGCAAAAGCACAGGAAGCTCGTGCCAAAGTGATCGAAGCAGAAGCTGAAGTTCCGAAAGCAATGGCTGAAGCTTTCCGCAGCGGAAACTTAGGCATCATGGATTATTATCGCATGAAAAATATCGAAGCTGATACTTCAATGCGTGAGAATATCGCCAAGCCTACAACAGGTAATGCAGGTAATCAACCGTTGAGCAAATAA
- a CDS encoding DUF6452 family protein yields the protein MKNLIRIFLLLIIVGGAVGIPSSCSDENDCSLAGRPMMYCTIYTIDPDNPNVARKDTLDSLTITALGTDSIILNNEKNVHTLMLPLRYTSDSTVLIFRYDPKRKKEDVDTLYIVQQNTPYFQSMECGYMMKQNIISATFGKPGRPGTPPPYGNGQPDRIDSLHIQNKEANTNEIQNLQIFFNYRPERTPDETTH from the coding sequence ATAATCGTTGGCGGTGCTGTCGGCATTCCCAGCTCGTGCTCGGACGAGAACGATTGCTCATTGGCAGGACGTCCGATGATGTATTGCACGATATATACCATCGATCCGGACAACCCCAACGTTGCACGAAAAGACACGCTAGACTCGCTGACAATCACCGCACTGGGCACCGACTCCATCATCCTGAACAATGAAAAGAACGTGCATACGTTGATGCTTCCATTGCGATATACAAGCGACTCTACCGTACTCATATTCAGATATGACCCCAAACGTAAAAAAGAGGATGTTGACACATTATACATCGTACAACAGAACACGCCCTATTTCCAATCCATGGAATGTGGATACATGATGAAACAGAACATCATCAGTGCGACATTCGGCAAACCGGGACGACCCGGCACTCCTCCTCCGTACGGTAACGGACAACCGGACCGGATAGATTCTCTTCATATACAAAATAAAGAAGCCAATACAAATGAAATTCAGAACTTGCAGATATTCTTTAATTATCGGCCGGAACGTACACCTGACGAAACGACTCATTAG
- a CDS encoding nucleoside phosphorylase — protein MKKYFPSSELIINEDGSVFHLHVKPEWLADKVILVGDPGRVALVASHFENKECEVESREFKTVTGTYKGKRITVVSTGIGCDNIDIVMNELDALANIDFTTREEKEQPRQLELVRIGTCGGLQPNTPVGTFVCSQKSIGFDGLLNFYAGRNAVCDLPFERAFLHHMGWSGNMCAPAPYVIDANEDLIDRIAKDDMVRGVTIAAGGFFGPQGRELRIPLADPKQNDKIETFEYKGYKITNFEMESSALAGLSRLMGHKAMTVCMVIANRLIKEANTGYKNTIDTLIKTVLDRI, from the coding sequence ATGAAAAAGTACTTTCCATCCTCTGAATTGATAATCAATGAAGACGGTTCAGTATTCCATCTTCACGTAAAGCCCGAATGGCTGGCAGACAAAGTAATTCTGGTAGGTGACCCCGGACGTGTAGCACTCGTAGCTTCTCATTTCGAAAACAAAGAATGTGAAGTGGAAAGCCGCGAATTCAAGACCGTCACGGGTACTTATAAAGGTAAACGGATTACGGTAGTCTCCACCGGAATCGGTTGCGATAACATCGACATCGTAATGAATGAATTGGACGCACTTGCCAATATCGACTTTACCACCCGTGAAGAAAAGGAGCAGCCCCGCCAACTGGAATTAGTACGTATCGGCACATGTGGCGGTCTGCAGCCCAATACCCCTGTCGGCACTTTTGTCTGTTCACAAAAGTCCATCGGTTTTGACGGGTTACTGAATTTCTATGCCGGACGTAATGCCGTATGCGATTTACCATTCGAACGTGCTTTCCTCCATCACATGGGTTGGTCGGGAAATATGTGCGCCCCTGCTCCTTACGTCATCGATGCCAATGAAGACTTGATTGACCGGATCGCCAAAGATGACATGGTACGCGGAGTGACAATCGCCGCCGGAGGTTTCTTCGGCCCTCAAGGACGTGAACTCCGTATCCCGCTAGCAGATCCGAAACAGAATGATAAGATTGAAACATTCGAATATAAAGGGTACAAAATTACCAACTTCGAAATGGAAAGTTCGGCTTTAGCAGGACTTAGCCGGTTGATGGGACATAAAGCTATGACCGTCTGCATGGTAATAGCCAACCGACTTATCAAAGAAGCCAATACCGGATATAAGAATACAATCGATACGCTGATTAAGACAGTACTTGATAGAATATAA
- a CDS encoding DUF6048 family protein, which yields MKFRTCRYSLIIGRNVHLTKRLISLLLLFCIGLPLPAQQRRPMQTTQRDQKKKEVAEIDTIPFYNGTYIGVDVYGIGSKLLGGDFMSSEVSVAVNLKNKFIPTFEFGMGGTDTWNETGIHYKSKPAPFFRIGVDYNTMAKKKEKNSYLYAGLRYAFSTFKYDVSTMPVDDPIWGDAIGNPSLGDDYWGENISFNHPGMKGSMQWLEIVLGVKVRIYKNFNMGWSVRMKYKTKASTAEYGNPWYVPGYGKFKSNNMGITYSLIYQLPL from the coding sequence ATGAAATTCAGAACTTGCAGATATTCTTTAATTATCGGCCGGAACGTACACCTGACGAAACGACTCATTAGCCTGCTCCTGCTCTTTTGCATTGGACTTCCGTTGCCGGCCCAACAACGGCGGCCTATGCAAACGACCCAAAGAGATCAGAAAAAGAAAGAGGTTGCCGAGATAGATACCATTCCGTTTTACAATGGTACGTATATCGGTGTGGATGTATATGGTATAGGAAGCAAGCTCCTGGGAGGCGACTTTATGAGTTCCGAGGTCAGCGTGGCGGTCAACCTTAAAAACAAATTCATCCCTACCTTTGAGTTTGGCATGGGAGGAACAGATACCTGGAACGAAACAGGTATACACTATAAGAGCAAACCGGCTCCATTCTTCCGCATCGGGGTGGATTACAACACTATGGCTAAGAAGAAAGAGAAGAACAGCTACTTATATGCAGGACTCCGCTATGCATTCAGTACATTTAAATATGACGTCTCCACGATGCCGGTGGACGATCCCATCTGGGGAGATGCAATAGGTAACCCCAGTTTAGGAGATGATTACTGGGGAGAAAACATATCTTTCAACCACCCGGGTATGAAAGGCTCCATGCAATGGCTGGAAATCGTTTTAGGCGTTAAAGTACGTATCTACAAAAACTTTAACATGGGGTGGTCGGTACGTATGAAATACAAAACCAAAGCATCTACCGCAGAATATGGGAATCCATGGTACGTGCCCGGCTACGGAAAGTTTAAATCAAACAATATGGGAATTACTTATTCCCTGATTTACCAATTGCCTCTTTAG
- a CDS encoding DMT family protein gives MKGFYTILLLIVSNVFMTFAWYGHLKMRQEYGWFATLPLIGVITFSWAIAFFEYSCQIPANRIGFIGNGGPFSLMQLKVIQEVITLIIFTVFTTIFFKGEALHWNHLAAFVCLIAAVYFVFMK, from the coding sequence ATGAAAGGATTCTATACCATTTTGTTGCTGATTGTTTCCAATGTCTTTATGACATTCGCCTGGTACGGACATTTAAAGATGAGACAGGAGTACGGTTGGTTCGCAACTCTTCCGCTGATTGGTGTGATTACGTTTAGCTGGGCAATCGCTTTTTTTGAATATTCCTGCCAGATACCCGCCAATCGTATTGGCTTTATAGGCAATGGAGGTCCGTTTTCATTGATGCAGTTGAAAGTCATCCAAGAGGTGATAACACTTATTATTTTTACAGTGTTCACTACCATCTTCTTTAAAGGTGAAGCGTTACATTGGAATCATTTGGCTGCATTTGTCTGCCTGATTGCGGCGGTGTATTTCGTGTTTATGAAATAA
- a CDS encoding NfeD family protein yields MDILIIAVLIIAAVILFLVELFVIPGISLAGISALVCILYANYYAFAKLGMAGGFVTLGISAIACIGSLVWFMKSKMLDNLALKKNIDSKVDRSAEDSIKAGDTGISTTRLAQIGYAEINGKIVEVKSIDGFLNEKTPIIVNRITDGTIMVEKYKE; encoded by the coding sequence ATGGATATACTCATTATCGCCGTCCTCATTATTGCCGCAGTCATACTGTTTCTGGTAGAACTGTTCGTCATCCCGGGCATTAGCCTGGCAGGAATTTCTGCATTGGTTTGCATCCTGTATGCCAACTATTACGCGTTCGCTAAATTAGGTATGGCAGGCGGATTTGTCACTCTTGGCATATCAGCAATTGCCTGCATCGGATCATTGGTCTGGTTTATGAAATCGAAAATGCTGGACAATTTGGCGCTGAAAAAGAATATTGATTCAAAAGTAGACCGTAGCGCAGAAGATAGTATCAAGGCAGGGGATACAGGAATCAGTACTACACGTCTGGCACAAATCGGTTATGCCGAGATAAACGGAAAAATTGTGGAAGTAAAGTCAATAGACGGGTTCCTCAATGAGAAGACTCCGATAATCGTAAACCGTATCACCGACGGTACAATCATGGTTGAGAAATATAAAGAATAA